The Gloeobacter violaceus PCC 7421 DNA window TTTTCTCCAGCCGTCCTATCCGCCCAGACGGTTGAGCAACGCCTCCAGCGAATCGGGCAGTTTGAAAAGAATATTCAGGTGCTCCGACTCCAGTTGGGGCACATAACCGGGGGACAATTCCATATAGATCTGAATCAGGCCCGGCTCGTCGAGCACGACCCGCGAGGCCGATTCCACCAGCCGGTGCAAATCCGTCGCTTCTAAAGTGGCGATGTTTTCGAACACCACGGCGGTGGGCTCCTCACCCCAACTGATGGTGCCGATCGTGCCCAGGCTGTTTCTGGTGACCGACGCGAGCGCTTGCACTTTGATCTGTTCGTCGATGAGCGGGGAGACGATGATTTTGAACATGCCGGGCTTCCTCGAAGGACGTTCGGCAACCAGATTAAGGCCATCTTCGCACCGCCGGCTTCTACCTTAATCCGGAGAAAATACCGCCGTGGCGGCCGATGAACCTCTGTGACAACCGCGGGGGACGGCCCGGCCGTGGCCGATAATTGAACCAGGGGCGCGCCGCAGCGAGGGGGCGCTTGGTCGGTAAGTCGTTCGAGAGCCTGGGCATGGGTGCAATCACCACTTCGATTTTCGAGCTGTTCAAAGTCGGTCCGGGGCCTTCGAGTTCCCACACGATCGGGCCGATGAAGGCGGCTTTCGATTTTTTGATTCGCATCAACGCCCTGGACGACACTCAGGTGCTCGCGGCTTCGGCGGTCGAAGCGTTTTTATTCGGCTCTCTCAGTGCCACCGGCAAAGGCCACGGTACCGACCGGGCGGTGATTGCGGGGCTGTTGGGCTGGACACCCGAGGGGTGCGATCCGGTTGCTTTTTCAGCCCTGCTCAGTGACGACAATGAACACTACTTTGTCGCTATCCATGATCGCCGCATCCCGATAAGTGCCGCCAATATTCACTTTGTCAAAGGCCAGCAGGACTTTCCCTTCAGCAACACGATGATTCTGCGGCTGATGGGCGATGATTCAGTACTTTTCGAGCAAGAATATTACTCGATAGGCGGTGGTTTCATCCAGCGCAAGGGCGAAGATGCGCAGGCCGGCCCCCCTGTCGAGCCGCCCTACGGCTATGGAACGATGAAGGAACTCAAAGCGCAGATGACCACCCACAGCCTGGGGCTCGACGAAGTGATCCTGGCCAACGAGATGGTGATCACTGGCCAGGGCCGCAAGCAGATTTATCGGCGCATCGACGATATTTTCGACTTTATGCACCGGGCGGTGCGCCGGGGCCTCAAAAGCGAAGGCATCCTGCCCGGCACCATCCGGTTGGAGCGCAAGGCCCCCGGCCTCCACCGCACCGCCCGCGCCCTGCGGGGCAACCCGGATAGCTTTCTGGTCTTTCTCAACGCCTACAGTCTGGCGGCTTCCGAAGAAAACGCCGCCGGCCGCATCGTGGTCACCGCCCCCACCTCGGGCGCTTCGGGGGTGATTCCCGGTGTCAGTTATCTACTCAAGAAGCACTACCGCTACGACAAGCAGAAGCTGCGCTCGGGCCTGCTTGCCGCCGCCGCCGTCGGATTTCTGGTCAAGCACAACGCCAGCATCTCGGGGGCGGAGATGGGCTGCATGGGGGAAGTGGGCACCGCCGCGGCGATGGGGGCGGCGATGCTCGCCCACTGCGCCGGCCACCCGATCGAAGTGGTGGAGGCCGCCGCTGAGATTGCCATCGAGCACCACCTGGGCATGACCTGCGATCCGATCGGCGGCTACGTGCAGATTCCCTGCATCGAGCGCAACGCCATGGGAGCGGTCAAGGCCTACAACGCCTATTTGCTCGCCTCGGCGGGAAGCTCCAGCAAGCAAAAAATTTCCCTGGACAATGTCATCCGGGTGATGCGCGCCACCGGCCTCGACATGTCCAGAAAGTACAAAGAAACCTCCGAGGCGGGCCTTGCCCTCAGCAGTACCGAGTGCTGAAACGAAGCGTCCTCTGCTATACTGCGCCCACGTTTGGGGACCAGGACGACGCTGAGCACGACCTGCGGAGTGATCGCCGCCGGACACGCCGAGACGGCGGCGGCCGGAGTCAAAATTTTGCGCCTGGGCGGCAACGCCTTCGATGCGGCGGTGGCGGGAATGTTGGCGTCGTTTGTAGCCGAGGCGACGCTCACCTCCGCCGGGGGCAGCGGCTTCCTGCTGGCCCACACGGCCACCGGCGAGGACATTCTGTTTGATTTTTTCTCCCAGACGCCTTTGCGCCGCCGGGCGGCCCGCGAGGTGAACTTCTATCCGGTCTCGGTCAATTTTGGCGACGCGGCGCAGGAATTTCACATCGGCCCGGGTTCGATGGCCGTCCCCGGCAACGTAGCGGGCCTGTTCCACGTCCACCGCCGCCTCGGCCGCTTGCCGATGGCGGTTGTCGCCGCCCCCGCCGTCGCCCTGGCCAAGAACGGCCTGCTGGTCAGCGATTTTCAGAGCTTTTGCCAGTCGGTGCTGGAGCCGATTTTGCTGGCCACGCCTGAGGCACGACAAATTTTTGCCCCGGTGGGCCGCCTGCTCGCACCGGGGGAGCGCCTGTCGATGCCCGAATTCGCCGACACCCTCGAATGGCTGGTGGCGGAAGGGCCGGCAGTGTTCTACGAGGGCGAAATCGCCCGGCGTCTGGTGGCCGACTCGGAGCGGTTGGGCGGCCACCTCACCGCCCGAGATCTGCGCGAATACCGGGTCATCGAGCGGGTACCCCTGGGTTGCGGCTACCGGGGCTACCGGGTGCTCACCAACCCCGAACCGAGCGCCGGGGGCACCCTCATCGCCTTTGCGCTGCGGCTACTCGAACAGGCGGATTGCATCCGGCAGTCCTACGCCTCACCCGAGCACCTCGGCCTGCTTGCAAATGTGATGCGTCTGACCGACGAGGCACGCCGCCACGACTTTGCCTCCGGCAGCGAAGCTCTTCTATCCGCTGGCACACTGGCGCGCTACGTCCGTCGCCTCACCAAGCCCTGGGGCAGCACCACCCACCTGAGCGTCCTGGACGAGGAGGGCAACGCCGCGAGCGTCACTTCCACCAACGGCGAGGGTTCCGCCTACGTCATTCCCGGCACCGGCATCATGGTGAACAACATGCTGGGCGAGGACGACCTGCACCCGGAGGGCTTCGAGAGTTGGGCCGAAAACCGCCGCATCGCCTCGATGATGGCGCCCTCGCTGGTGCTCGAAGACGGGAGGCCCTGGGTGGTACTCGGTTCCGGTGGCTCCAAGCGCATCCGTACCGCGCTGTTGCAGGTGATTTCAAACCTGGTGGACTTTCAGATGCCCCTTTCGGAGGCCGTTGCAAGCCCCCGCCTACATTGGGAGAACCACGTTCTGCACCTGGAGCCGGGTCTGCTTGCCCCGACCCACAGCCTCCACGACGCGGTGATCCGCTGGCGCGAGCAAAACTTTTTTTTCGGCGGCGTCCACGCCGTCGCCTGCGACGCGCTCGGAAACCTGACCGGCAGCGGCGACGGCAGGCGCAACGGTGCGGCGAGGTTTAGTTAGGTGACAGGTTTCAGCATAAAAACAACGAGCCATCCCCTTCGCCGCAGTCGACACGCGTCGTGCAGGCCCTAGAAAAATAAGCCCTTCCCACCCGCCAAGTTTCGTTCCTAACCGTGCCGATAAGTCCGGGGGGTGTCGGGGGGTGGCACCCCACCGACGCGGGGAGGGGGAGAGCGCGAGAGGGGAACCCGAAGGGGGTTCCACCTCTCGCTCCACAGAATCGAGTGCAAAGCCAATTGCCAGGTGTCAAAGTTACTTCGCAAATTGCTCGCGCTCAGCTGCCTCGCCGTGCCAGCTTTCCCAAAAGTTTTTCATCTGCTCTTCTGGAACAAACTCGCCTTTCGCAGCGGAGACAAGGGCTGCGTCTATCTGTTTAAGGTAGTAACGCTGCTCAGCTATATAATTATCGATGGCTTCACCCACCAGAGCGCTGCGGTCCTTGTCGTAACGAGCGGCAATCTCATCGAGAGCGGCGCGTTGCTCCCCGGTCATCCGGATGGAGACAGTGACCTTTGATTTGCCCATTGCAGCTTCCATAAGCTTTCCATAAGCTAGCACGCCCGGAATTTGACCAGCTGCTCAAAGATCTTTTGCCAGCAGGGAAATATCGGCCTTTTGCCACGCGGTCTCAAATTCCCGCCGAACCGCTTCCGCTTCGCCGGATTTGCCCTGGGCATCGAGGCTTTCAGCCAGGCCAAACAGCGAGCGCGGGTTGCGGGCATTCTCTGCCAGATCCGTGCGAAAGACAGCTTCGGCTCCGGCATATGCACCGCTCGACAGCAACGCGCCCCCCAAAGATTCGCGCACCGGGTAGTACCAGAAGGGCGGCTCCGAATAATCGAGACTGTCCTGAAGCGCCACGGCTCGCTCCCAATAGAAAAGTGCGGCAGGCTGATTGCCACGGGCGGCGGCGATGCGGGCGCGCAGGATCTCCTGGGCAAGGCGCAAGGACTTCGCGTAGGAAGACCGAAAAGCATCGCCGGTGCTGGTGGCTACCCGCAGCCGGTTTGGATCGGTAGGCGGGGCGGGTTCTTTGTAGGAGCGGCTGCTGTCAAGGGCGATGGCTTTCAGTTCCGCCTCGGCCTGGGGCAATTGGCCTTTGGCGACCTGGGCAAGGCCCCGGCCGTAGTGGCGCAGACCGCTTGCGTAGTACCACCAGCGGTCTTTGCCCGATTCAGAGACTTTGGGCGGAGGCAACACCAACAGCTCGTCCCACCGCCCGAAGCGGACCAGCACCGGCAGGCTCGCCCAGGCATCCTCGCCGTACAGTTTCGATTGTTTGACGGCGGCGGCTCTGGCGTCGGCAAGACGGCCCTGCATTCCGTAGGAGTAGATCAAAAATTCCAGGCAGTGGGAGCAGGCGGCGTCTTTGTTGTACTTCGGATCTTGCAGTTTGTGGGCGGTGAGGGCGTGGTCGATGGAATGGACGTTGCTCGTGTCTGCCCGTTCGTAATCGCCGACGCGCAGGTAGGTGTGGGCGGGCATGTGGACCAGGTGATCGGCGGCGGAATCCATCGGCAGGCGGGCGAGCCGCTCGGCGCTGGGCAGGGCGCGTCCGGGCGTCTTCGAGGCTTCGACGGCGTGGATGTAGTGGTGGTTGGCTCCCAGATGCTCCGGCTCGCGCGCAAGCACCGCTTCGAGTACGGCGACGAGCTTCTCCGTGTCGGGGGCGGGAGTGCCGTCTTTTCGCCAGTACTGCCACGGTCTGAGAACCATCAGACTCTCGGCATAGAGTACCGCCGCGTCCAGATCCTCGGGGTAGCGCCGGGATAACCCGGCCATCGCCTGGCTATAGTCGACAGCCAACCGGTCGTAATCGGGGTTGGCTCCAGCGGAGTGGCGGCGAGCGAGAGCGGCGATGTAGGCTTGCTCTTTTTCGGAGGCGTACCCGGCGAGGGTCTGGGCTTTGCGGATGGCTCGGTAGGCAGCCTTTTCCTGCTCGGCTGTCGGCGGTCTGTTGATATAGCTGCTGTTGGCCAAAGAAACTCCCCAGTGGGCCATCGCCAGTTGGGGATCGAGTCGGGCGGCCTGCTTGAAGGATTTTTCGGCCTCCTGGTGCGCGAAGGCATAAATCAGCGTCATTCCCCGATCAAAAGCCTGCTGAGCTTCCGGCTTGCGGGTGGAGACCGGCAGGTGGGCGAGCACCGGTTGGCTTGCCATAGTCGCCTCCGGTGCGGGCACAAGGGCCGGAGCCACGGCGAAGGCAACGACGAGGGCTACAAAAGCGGCTTTTGGCAGTTTCGAGAGGTCCATCGCGGTGCTTCGGGTATGTCAGTACACATTATCCTTCCGGATACATTTGCCGGTACAGGCTTGCAGGGAAAGACAGGCCCAAATTTGAAGGGAAGTTTGTTTATTCGGTGGACTCCACAGGCGTCTACTGTCGGCCCACCTGTAAAAATGTCCGCTTTTTCGATCGATGCGAGGCGGCGGAGCAGGCCGGGTTCAGACCCTGCAAACGCTGCTGTCCCGACCAGCGTCGCTTCGCCAGAAAAACGCGGACGCAGTGGCCAGGGCCTGCCGGCTGATCAAGGCTTCCGAGACTGTCCAGCCACTGGAGACGCTGGCCGCGTCGGTTGGTTTGAGTCCTTTCGGCCAATATGTGGGTACAAACAAATCCATTGTGTAAACCGGCTTCAATCTCTCGCAGCCAGAGCCGACTGCGTTGATGAAAGTTCTCAGACTGAACGACGGCGGCAATCAGCAGTGAGGTGTCACAAAGTACTGTCACGGCCAAAGGCGAATCGGAGCGTTGTTCGCTGAAGGTGCTTCCAGTGCCTTGGTCATCACCTCCGGGTACTTGAGGGCGGAGCCGGTGTTGATGAGCAATTTCCCTCTGGTGCTGGAAGAACTGGAAGTGTAAAGGGTAGCCGGCTACCGCATCGCCAGTGCCTCGCTCATTGCCTCCGGGTACTTGAGAGCGGAGCCGGTGTTGATGAGCACCACCCGATCGCGGGAAGCCAGATCGCCGCGCTCGCGCAGGATTTTGGCGGCAGCCAGGGTGGCGGCTCCTTCCGGTGCTGCAAATATCCCGGTGCGACCGGCCAAAAGTTTCATCATCTCGCCGCACTGCTCGTCGCTGACGGCGATGGCGGTGCCGCCGGTCTCGCGCACCGCCTGCAGCACCAGAAAATCGCCCAGGGCCTTAGGTACGCGCAGTCCGGAGGCAAAAGTCCGGGCATCCGGCCAGAATTCGGACTCGGTGCGGCCCTCCTCGAACGCCTTGACCAGCGGAGCGCAGCCTTCTGCCTGCACGACAATGAGCCGGGGCAGACTTCCCGTCACCCAGCCCATCGCTTTCAATTGCTGCAAGCCCCGCCAGATGCCGATGATTCCGACGCCGCCCCCGGCCGGGTAGAGGATGGCATCGGGCAACTGCCAGTTCATCTGCTCGGCAAGTTCAAGACCCAGGGTCTTCTTGCCCTCGATGCGGTAAGGCTCCTTGAGCGTCGAGACGTCGAACCAGCCATGCTCGCGCACCCCCTGGGCAATCAATTTTCCCGCGTCCGAAATCAACCCGTCCACTAATGTCAGATCCGCGCCGTACAGACGGCATTCGAGCTGGTTGACGGCCGGGGCGTCCCTGGGCATCGCCACGTGCACGCGCAAACCGGCGGCGGCCCCGTAGCAGGCCCAGGCACCGCCCGCGTTGCCCGCCGTGGGCAGGGCCACCTCCCGGATACCGAGTTCTTTAGCCTTCGAGATGCCGCAGGAGGCACCCCGCGCCTTGAAGGAGCCGGTAGGATTGAGCCCGTCGTCTTTGATCCAGACTGTCTCCAATCCCCAGGTTCGGGTGAGCGCGTCGATGGGTAGCAGTGGTGTGAACCCTTCGCCGAAGCTCACGATATGGGCCGGGTCCATCACGGGCAGCAGTTCCCGGTAGCGCCACATCGACTCGCCGCGGCGGGCGAGCGTCTCTTTATCCACCGAGGCACGGACCTGTTCGAGGTCGTACTCGACCAACAAAGGCGAAGCGCAGGCAGTGCAAAGGTTGTGGACTTTGCGCGGATCAAAGCGGCTGTCGCAGCGCGGGCAAATCAAATGGCTGATAAAAGCAAACATCGCGACTATTTCAGAGGACAGAAGCCAAAACAGGTATTCATTTCATAGCATGGGAAACATAGACAACTTTCGTTCCAGTATTCGTGGGCGAGAAAGGTACTTCCGTGCATCTGTTTGGCCGCAACGTCTTCGTGTGGTTGGTCGCTGCTTTCGGTTCGTTCCTCGCTCTGGCCGGCTGCCAGACCGTCGGGGATCTGACCACCGAGGCAAAAGCCTTTGTAGAGCGGGCGGCAGCGCCCTCCCAACCGCCCGCCCCGGGGACTGAGAAGCCCCAGACGGACGCCCTGGGCCAGATGGAGGAGCGCATCGTGCGCGACATCAACGCGATCCGCGAGCGCAACGACCTCGCACCCCTCAAGCCCAACGCCAAGCTCGCCCGAGTGGCCCGTAACTACAGCCGATTGATGGCCGAGCAGAACTTTTTCAGCCATACCGGCCCCAAAGGCGACAGCGTCGCCGACCGGGTGCGCTCGGCAGGAATCTTTTATCTGGTGGTGGGCGAGAACCTGGCCTACGTCAGCGGCTCGAAGCGACCGGTCGAAATCGCGGTACAAGGCTGGATGAAAAGCCCCGGCCACCGCGAGAACATCCTGCGGCCGGTGTACATGGAGACCGGGATAGGTGCCTGGAAAAAGGGCAACAAAATATACTACACGCAAGTATTTCTCACCCAGGTCTCGCTAAGACGCTAGTCGCTGGAGTCAACCATGAAAGATCCCGCCGAAGTGCTCGTCGCCCATTGCGATGCACTGGATGAAGGCGCAATAGGTATTGCGCCGGGGGCCGGTGGGCTGGCCGGGGGCGCTGAAGGGAAGCACCGCCGCTTCAAATGCCGGGTAGTTTGCCTTTGATCACCTGGAAGAGATCCGCGGGTAGGTTTTCCTGCAGTACGTTGCTGAAGGTGGGGACAAAATTGTCGAGCTTGTCGGCGGGCACCCCCACCTGGCCGAGGCGGGCGAATAGTTGCGCGGCGGCCCCGACTCCGCCCAGGCCGCCCACGGCCCCGGCCACTTTGCCCACCATGCCGCCCAAAAAGGACGATTCTTCTTTTTGCTTTTCGGTGACAAGGGCCTGCTCGATCCAGCCGCGGGCCGCCGGAAAGCGCTCCATCAACGTGTCGAAGGTGCCCGCTTCCAGTTGCCGGCTGAGAAACTGAAAAGCCACCCCGGCGGCGGAGACGGCCACCGATTGGGGGATGCCGAGGCGGGCGGCGATCTGGACCACGATCTGCTCGGCCGGGGAAGCGGTTGCGCTGGATACCATAGAGCACCTGGAAAGTGAATGCCGAGATCATATCAACATGTCCGCCCGTTCCTCTGCTTGCGGGCAAACTGCCGCTCCACCGAGGCGCTACGATAAAAACGCCTCGATGGAAACCGCCATGTCCGATGCTTTCAGCGCCCAAATCAGCGAGCGGATCTGCCGACACATGAACGAAGATCACGGCGACGCCATCGCCCTCTACGCCCGCGCCTTCGGTGGTGCAGGCGACTGCGAAGCCGCCCGGATGCTGTCGATCGACGCGCAGGGCATGAATTTGCTGGTCAGCGACAAAGACGCCCAGGTACCGGTTCGCGTCACCTTCGAGCGGCCCCTCAAAGACGCTGAGGACGCGCATCAGACGCTGATTGGCATGGTCAAAACGGCCCGCGCCCGACTTTCCGGGCAACCCTCCTGAGGTATTGCGCCATGGCCCTCAGCGAAGAACAAGTCGCGCGCCGCGCCCTCGCCATCCGCATCAAACAGCAGCTCACCGAGCTGTCCAAGGAAATGCAAAAGTGGCAGGGTTACGTGGAGCTGGCCAAGAAGCAAAATCGCCCGGACATGTCAAGCCAGGCCGAGCAGCGCATTGCCGAACTGACCGAGCGGGCGCGCGCCCTCTGGAAGCAGCGCGACGAATTGCTCACCGAGGAGCGCTTCGCCGAACTGGAAATTGACGACGAACTGGCGGCCCTCAAGCGGCAGGTCCAAAAAGACGACGGCGTCACCGACGCCGAATTTGAAGAGATCGACGACGAACTCGAACGGCTCAAGCGGCAGGCCGAAAGCGACCGTCCTCCCGCCGATTAAGCCGCGGGAGTCGGCAGGCGAAATAGACGCCGGGCGTTGGCGGCGGTCAACTGGGCAACCGCTTCTGGAGTTTTACTGCGCAACTCGGCCACTTTCTCGGCGACGTGGGCGACGTAGGCGGGCTCGTTGCGCTTGCCGCGCTTGGGGACCGGCGCCAGGAAGGGACAATCGGTCTCCACAAGCAATAGCTCGTCGGGCACCACCCCCACCGACTGCTGCAGCAGGATGGCGTTTTTGAAAGTGACGATGCCGCTGAAACTGACAAACATGCCCAGTTCGACAAACCAGCGGGTCTCCTCGGGCGTGCCGCCCCAGCAGTGCATCACTCCCCGCATCGGCCCCATCTCTTCGAGAATGCGCCGGGTGGCAGGTGCCGCGTCGCGACAGTGGATGATTACCGGCAGGTCCAGTTCCTGGGCGAGGGCGATCTGGTCGCGAAAGGCCCGCTCCTGCTCCGCAGGATTGTCGGCTTTAAAAAAATCGAGGCCGGTCTCGCCGATGGCCACCACCCGCTTATCCGAACGGGCGTAGTCGCGGATGCGACCGGCGAGAGCTGCGTCCCAGCGCCGCTCGACATCGAGCGGGTGGAGCCCCACCGCCAAAAACACCTCCGGGTAGCGGTCGGCCAGCGCCTGCATGCCCGGGAAATCCTCCGGCTTGACGCAGGCGTGCACCAGTTGCACCACCCCCGCCGCGCGCCAGTTGTGGGCGACCGCGTCCAGGTCGGCGGCAAAATTTTCGTAGTTGATGTGGACGTGGGTGTCGACTAGACCGCTCAGCGTCGCCATGGTTTGCCCTTGACCGTTCTTTACAATCCTAGCTTCGCCGCCCACCCCGCCGCGACCGGAGCGCCGGGGGCGCGGTACGATGAGGAAGCTTTTTGTTCTGGAAGTACATTTAGCCATGCGGATTCCACCCATCGAGCCGGAAAGCGCCGACAAGCAACTGAAAACCGTCTACGACGCACTCAAAAAGCAATACGGAACTGAACTGAACCCGCTCAAGGTGCTCGCCCACCGGCCCCAGGTGATGCGGGCGGTGATGAATCTGTATGGAGCGATCCACACCCACAGCGACACGATTTCCGACGAACTCAAAGAACTGATCAGCCTGCGCGTCGCCCAGATCAACAGCTGCCGCGACTACTGCGTGC harbors:
- a CDS encoding L-serine ammonia-lyase, coding for MGAITTSIFELFKVGPGPSSSHTIGPMKAAFDFLIRINALDDTQVLAASAVEAFLFGSLSATGKGHGTDRAVIAGLLGWTPEGCDPVAFSALLSDDNEHYFVAIHDRRIPISAANIHFVKGQQDFPFSNTMILRLMGDDSVLFEQEYYSIGGGFIQRKGEDAQAGPPVEPPYGYGTMKELKAQMTTHSLGLDEVILANEMVITGQGRKQIYRRIDDIFDFMHRAVRRGLKSEGILPGTIRLERKAPGLHRTARALRGNPDSFLVFLNAYSLAASEENAAGRIVVTAPTSGASGVIPGVSYLLKKHYRYDKQKLRSGLLAAAAVGFLVKHNASISGAEMGCMGEVGTAAAMGAAMLAHCAGHPIEVVEAAAEIAIEHHLGMTCDPIGGYVQIPCIERNAMGAVKAYNAYLLASAGSSSKQKISLDNVIRVMRATGLDMSRKYKETSEAGLALSSTEC
- a CDS encoding gamma-glutamyltransferase family protein translates to MGTRTTLSTTCGVIAAGHAETAAAGVKILRLGGNAFDAAVAGMLASFVAEATLTSAGGSGFLLAHTATGEDILFDFFSQTPLRRRAAREVNFYPVSVNFGDAAQEFHIGPGSMAVPGNVAGLFHVHRRLGRLPMAVVAAPAVALAKNGLLVSDFQSFCQSVLEPILLATPEARQIFAPVGRLLAPGERLSMPEFADTLEWLVAEGPAVFYEGEIARRLVADSERLGGHLTARDLREYRVIERVPLGCGYRGYRVLTNPEPSAGGTLIAFALRLLEQADCIRQSYASPEHLGLLANVMRLTDEARRHDFASGSEALLSAGTLARYVRRLTKPWGSTTHLSVLDEEGNAASVTSTNGEGSAYVIPGTGIMVNNMLGEDDLHPEGFESWAENRRIASMMAPSLVLEDGRPWVVLGSGGSKRIRTALLQVISNLVDFQMPLSEAVASPRLHWENHVLHLEPGLLAPTHSLHDAVIRWREQNFFFGGVHAVACDALGNLTGSGDGRRNGAARFS
- a CDS encoding CopG family ribbon-helix-helix protein; this translates as MEAAMGKSKVTVSIRMTGEQRAALDEIAARYDKDRSALVGEAIDNYIAEQRYYLKQIDAALVSAAKGEFVPEEQMKNFWESWHGEAAEREQFAK
- a CDS encoding tetratricopeptide repeat protein, producing the protein MDLSKLPKAAFVALVVAFAVAPALVPAPEATMASQPVLAHLPVSTRKPEAQQAFDRGMTLIYAFAHQEAEKSFKQAARLDPQLAMAHWGVSLANSSYINRPPTAEQEKAAYRAIRKAQTLAGYASEKEQAYIAALARRHSAGANPDYDRLAVDYSQAMAGLSRRYPEDLDAAVLYAESLMVLRPWQYWRKDGTPAPDTEKLVAVLEAVLAREPEHLGANHHYIHAVEASKTPGRALPSAERLARLPMDSAADHLVHMPAHTYLRVGDYERADTSNVHSIDHALTAHKLQDPKYNKDAACSHCLEFLIYSYGMQGRLADARAAAVKQSKLYGEDAWASLPVLVRFGRWDELLVLPPPKVSESGKDRWWYYASGLRHYGRGLAQVAKGQLPQAEAELKAIALDSSRSYKEPAPPTDPNRLRVATSTGDAFRSSYAKSLRLAQEILRARIAAARGNQPAALFYWERAVALQDSLDYSEPPFWYYPVRESLGGALLSSGAYAGAEAVFRTDLAENARNPRSLFGLAESLDAQGKSGEAEAVRREFETAWQKADISLLAKDL
- a CDS encoding Ada metal-binding domain-containing protein, with product MDSTGVYCRPTCKNVRFFDRCEAAEQAGFRPCKRCCPDQRRFARKTRTQWPGPAG
- a CDS encoding threonine synthase; this translates as MFAFISHLICPRCDSRFDPRKVHNLCTACASPLLVEYDLEQVRASVDKETLARRGESMWRYRELLPVMDPAHIVSFGEGFTPLLPIDALTRTWGLETVWIKDDGLNPTGSFKARGASCGISKAKELGIREVALPTAGNAGGAWACYGAAAGLRVHVAMPRDAPAVNQLECRLYGADLTLVDGLISDAGKLIAQGVREHGWFDVSTLKEPYRIEGKKTLGLELAEQMNWQLPDAILYPAGGGVGIIGIWRGLQQLKAMGWVTGSLPRLIVVQAEGCAPLVKAFEEGRTESEFWPDARTFASGLRVPKALGDFLVLQAVRETGGTAIAVSDEQCGEMMKLLAGRTGIFAAPEGAATLAAAKILRERGDLASRDRVVLINTGSALKYPEAMSEALAMR
- a CDS encoding CAP domain-containing protein — protein: MGEKGTSVHLFGRNVFVWLVAAFGSFLALAGCQTVGDLTTEAKAFVERAAAPSQPPAPGTEKPQTDALGQMEERIVRDINAIRERNDLAPLKPNAKLARVARNYSRLMAEQNFFSHTGPKGDSVADRVRSAGIFYLVVGENLAYVSGSKRPVEIAVQGWMKSPGHRENILRPVYMETGIGAWKKGNKIYYTQVFLTQVSLRR
- a CDS encoding DUF2780 domain-containing protein; translation: MVSSATASPAEQIVVQIAARLGIPQSVAVSAAGVAFQFLSRQLEAGTFDTLMERFPAARGWIEQALVTEKQKEESSFLGGMVGKVAGAVGGLGGVGAAAQLFARLGQVGVPADKLDNFVPTFSNVLQENLPADLFQVIKGKLPGI
- a CDS encoding DUF2470 domain-containing protein; this translates as MSDAFSAQISERICRHMNEDHGDAIALYARAFGGAGDCEAARMLSIDAQGMNLLVSDKDAQVPVRVTFERPLKDAEDAHQTLIGMVKTARARLSGQPS
- a CDS encoding TatD family hydrolase, giving the protein MATLSGLVDTHVHINYENFAADLDAVAHNWRAAGVVQLVHACVKPEDFPGMQALADRYPEVFLAVGLHPLDVERRWDAALAGRIRDYARSDKRVVAIGETGLDFFKADNPAEQERAFRDQIALAQELDLPVIIHCRDAAPATRRILEEMGPMRGVMHCWGGTPEETRWFVELGMFVSFSGIVTFKNAILLQQSVGVVPDELLLVETDCPFLAPVPKRGKRNEPAYVAHVAEKVAELRSKTPEAVAQLTAANARRLFRLPTPAA